A genomic region of Alnus glutinosa chromosome 11, dhAlnGlut1.1, whole genome shotgun sequence contains the following coding sequences:
- the LOC133881916 gene encoding extra-large guanine nucleotide-binding protein 1-like: protein MAGLLRKLRPAVPAIPDNDDDGNVDTDYSIALEYHGPPVSYDIPKVIPVDISQVPVAAPISSASLLNNLSLPVVQPIVKSRPSNRKSSTFGNSSALACENGYGSESKAKLSDGNESSGTLGFSSDDKEEEGEGFEGYINPPAESGLSSRAHSSEASSCGEDDGNDKAPRHVKRPSIVTFRDPHEESIRSEEGGSVVSVSPKVARNVKKGVCYRCLKGNRFTEKEVCIVCGAKYCYNCVLRAMGSMPEGRKCVTCIGFNINEKRRGMLGMCSRMLKRLLSDLEVKLIMEAEILCEVNQVPPELVFVNGEPLSQEELVQLQNCKHPPKNLRPGCYWYDRLSGLWGKEGQKPSQIISPQLDVRGIIKREASNGNTNVLINSREITKDELLMLKVAGVTCEGQPHFWVSADGEYQEEGQNHIEGRSRIWDKTITRLVCAVLSLPVPPDSKNHSGGEVNGVIADNLEQKKSLLKLLLVGYDKSGTSTIYKQAKLLYDVPFSEDERQAIKFMIQRNLYLYLGILLEGRDQFEEQSLLEKRKRRGIDNSGPSAGDTIQIDDTTIYSIGPRVKRFSDWLLQVMVLGNLETIFPAATREYAPSVEELWNDAAIQAAYGRRNELEMLPRAATYFLDRAVEISRTDYEPSDMDILYAEGITSSDTVACMEFLFPKSSLDELVDSAYQHDPSIRYQLLRVHPRSLGVNCKWLDMFEDADILVFCVALTDYDECSEDFNGVLTNKMMASKQLFESIVTHPTFENKNFLLILNKFDLLEEKIEQVPLTRCEWFHDFKPVTSQNVHNSTNPSLAQRAFHYIAMKFKILFRSLTDNKLFVSRVTGLEKDTVDDALRYAREIVLWEEEKPYSITDMCMSSTEASTTT, encoded by the exons ATGGCTGGGCTGCTGAGAAAGTTGCGGCCTGCTGTGCCTGCAATTCCTGACAATGATGATGACGGAAACGTCGACACCGATTACTCAATAGCCTTGGAGTACCATGGCCCCCCTGTCTCCTACGATATCCCCAAAGTAATCCCAGTTGACATTAGCCAAGTCCCAGTCGCCGCTCCAATTTCCTCGGCCTCTCTGTTGAATAATCTCTCACTCCCGGTGGTCCAACCAATCGTAAAGTCCAGACCTTCAAACCGGAAATCGTCAACGTTCGGTAACTCCAGTGCATTAGCTTGTGAGAATGGTTATGGTTCTGAGTCGAAAGCCAAGTTATCAGATGGAAATGAAAGTTCCGGTACGTTGGGATTTTCTAGCGATGACAAGGAGGAGGAGGGTGAAGGTTTTGAAGGTTATATAAACCCACCAGCAGAGTCTGGTTTAAGCTCGCGAGCGCATTCATCTGAGGCTTCCTCTTGCGGAGAGGATGATGGGAACGATAAAGCTCCTCGCCATGTCAAAAGGCCGTCAATTGTGACATTTCGTGACCCCCATGAAGAGTCAATTCGTTCTGAGGAAGGAGGAAGTGTTGTTAGCGTGAGCCCAAAGGTTGCGAGAAATGTGAAGAAAGGGGTGTGCTATCGATGCCTTAAGGGAAACCGGTTCACCGAGAAGGAGGTTTGCATTGTTTGTGGGGCTAAGTATTGTTATAATTGCGTGCTGAGAGCAATGGGGTCGATGCCAGAAGGAAGAAAGTGTGTTACTTGCATTGGTTTTAATATCAATGAGAAGAGGCGAGGGATGCTGGGGATGTGTTCTAGGATGCTCAAGCGGCTGCTCAGTGATTTGGAAGTTAAACTGATAATGGAAGCTGAGATTTTGTGTGAAGTGAATCAGGTACCACCAGAGCTTGTTTTTGTGAATGGTGAGCCTCTTAGTCAAGAAGAGCTTGTTCAATTGCAGAACTGCAAACACCCACCAAAAAATCTACGACCAGGATGCTATTGGTATGACAGACTATCTGGTTTGTGGGGAAAG GAAGGACAAAAGCCTTCCCAGATTATTAGCCCCCAGCTGGATGTTAGGGGCATCATCAAGCGAGAAGCAAGCAACGGAAACACAAATGTATTGATAAACAGTAGGGAAATTACGAAAGATGAGCTCTTGATGCTGAAG GTGGCTGGGGTGACATGTGAAGGACAGCCTCACTTTTGGGTAAGTGCTGACGGGGAATACCAGGAAGAGGGGCAGAATCATATAGAGGGTAGAAGTAGAATATGGGACAAG ACAATAACAAGGCTGGTTTGTGCGGTCTTATCTCTGCCAGTTCCTCCTGATTCTAAAAATCATTCTGGGGGAGAAGTGAATGGAGTTATCGCAGACAACCTTGAGCAGAAAAAATCACTTCTTAAACTTCTTTTAGTTGGTTATGACAAATCTGGCACGAGTACCATATATAAACAG GCCAAGCTTCTGTATGATGTTCCCTTCTCTGAAGATGAGAGACAAGCTATTAAGTTTATGATCCAAAGAAATTTGTACTTGTATCTCGGTATACTTCTTGAGGGGCGTGACCAATTTGAAGAACAAAGTCTGCTTGAGAAGAGGAAAAGACGTGGTATCGATAACTCCGGGCCTTCAG CAGGTGATACAATCCAGATTGATGATACAACAATCTATTCCATTGGTCCTAGAGTGAAACGTTTCTCAGATTGGCTCCTCCAAGTTATGGTGTTGGGTAATTTGGAGACCATATTTCCAGCTGCTACTCGTGAATATGCACCATCTGTTGAAGAGTTGTGGAATGATGCAGCCATTCAAGCGGCATATGGCCGGAGGAATGAATTAGAAATGCTACCTAGAGCAGCTACTTATTTCCTAGATCGG GCTGTAGAGATTTCTAGGACAGATTATGAACCTTCTGACATGGACATCTTGTATGCTGAGGGGATTACCTCATCTGATACCGTTGCTTGCATGGAATTTTTATTTCCCAAGTCATCACTTGATGAATTAGTCGACTCTGCCTATCAGCACGATCCTTCAATAAG GTACCAACTCCTCAGAGTGCATCCAAGAAGCCTAGGAGTAAACTGCAAGTGGTTGGACATGTTTGAAGACGCTGATATTCTGGTATTTTGTGTTGCCTTGACTGACTATGATGAATGTTCTGAAGACTTTAATGGAGTCTTGACCAACAAGATGATGGCCAGCAAGCAGCTGTTTGAAAGCATAGTCACTCATCCGACCTTTGAGAACAAGAACTTCCTGCTGATTCTCAACAAGTTTGACCTGCTTGAGGAAAAGATCGAACAGGTGCCTCTCACACGATGTGAATGGTTTCATGACTTCAAACCCGTTACCAGCCAGAATGTTCACAACAGCACGAACCCTTCTTTGGCTCAACGTGCTTTCCACTATATAGCAATGAAGTTCAAGATACTGTTCCGTTCTCTCACAGATAACAAGTTGTTTGTTTCCCGAGTAACTGGGTTGGAAAAGGATACGGTCGATGATGCTCTCAGATATGCAAGGGAGATTGTGCTGTGGGAAGAAGAGAAACCTTACTCCATTACCGACATGTGTATGTCCTCTACCGAGGCAAGCACCaccacatga
- the LOC133881953 gene encoding uncharacterized mitochondrial protein AtMg00310-like gives MQVFWAKVFILPKRVIHLIEQKLKRFLWSGRYSKAHAKVAWSKVCLPKREGGLGIKSIAVWNQASMLNHIWNLFSKAGSLWVAWTKANWLNGRNFWTIPIPTSCSWSWKKILKLRDIAKSFIQFKVGNGSKVFLWLGHWHPAGYLLDNFDYRIVHDSGFSLHSKLDVIIKNGDWFWPHARSDGLVEVQSKLHTVDIGDSDELVWNSRSGIYKCSDTWDKLREVHPIVRWWKIVWSPTSILRHSFILWLVFRDALVIKQRMSGCGYT, from the coding sequence ATGCAGGTTTTTTGGGCTAAGGTCTTCATTCTGCCCAAGAGAGTTATCCATTTGATTGAACAGAAACTCAAAAGGTTCTTATGGAGTGGCAGATACTCTAAGGCTCATGCTAAGGTGGCTTGGAGTAAGGTGTGTCTTCCCAAGAGAGAAGGGGGTCTTGGGATTAAAAGCATTGCAGTTTGGAATCAGGCATCAATGCTTAATCATATATGGAATTTATTCTCAAAAGCTGGCTCTTTATGGGTAGCATGGACTAAAGCTAACTGGCTGAATGGTAGGAATTTTTGGACGATTCCTATTCCAACTTCatgttcttggagttggaagaagatcCTCAAGCTCCGAGACATAGCCAAGAGTTTCATCCAATTTAAGGTTGGGAATGGTTCTAAGGTGTTCTTGTGGCTGGGTCATTGGCACCCTGCAGGCTACCTTCTAGATAATTTCGATTATAGAATTGTTCATGATTCTGGCTTTTCCCTGCATTCCAAGCTAGATGTTATTATTAAGAATGGTGATTGGTTCTGGCCTCATGCCCGATCAGACGGTCTTGTAGAGGTACAAAGTAAGCTACATACAGTTGATATAGGTGATTCTGATGAGCTCGTGTGGAATTCTCGAAGTGGCATTTACAAGTGTTCGGATACCTGGGACAAGCTGAGAGAGGTGCATCCGATAGTCAGGTGGTGGAAGATTGTTTGGTCTCCCACTTCTATCCTCCGTCATTCCTTCATTCTTTGGCTAGTTTTCCGGGATGCTTTGGTCATAAAACAACGTATGAGTGGTTGTGGCTATACATGA